One genomic segment of Microbacterium sp. ProA8 includes these proteins:
- a CDS encoding response regulator transcription factor yields the protein MIRLLIADDHPVVRAGLSGLLSDEPGFEVVAEASDGEEAVRLAAATRPDVVLMDLRMPRVDGVAATARIAGGEAGDPAPRVLILTTYESDDQILAAIEAGASGYLLKAAPQAEIVAGIRSVAAGQSALSPQVAVRLVERMRRPEPAVVLTARELDVLRLVATGQSNKQIAVTLGIGESTVKTHLLKIFEKLGVADRTRAVTLAMERGLLG from the coding sequence ATGATCCGGCTGCTCATCGCCGACGATCACCCCGTGGTGCGCGCCGGGCTGTCGGGCCTCCTCTCGGACGAACCCGGCTTCGAGGTCGTGGCCGAGGCATCCGACGGTGAAGAAGCCGTGCGGCTCGCCGCGGCGACGCGTCCCGACGTCGTCCTGATGGACCTGCGCATGCCCCGCGTGGACGGTGTCGCGGCGACCGCGCGGATCGCCGGGGGAGAGGCCGGCGACCCGGCGCCCCGCGTCCTGATCCTCACGACCTACGAATCCGACGACCAGATCCTTGCGGCGATCGAGGCGGGCGCGTCGGGATACCTGCTGAAGGCCGCACCGCAGGCCGAGATCGTGGCCGGCATCCGCTCGGTGGCGGCCGGACAGTCGGCGCTCTCGCCGCAGGTCGCGGTGCGCCTGGTCGAACGGATGCGGCGGCCGGAGCCGGCGGTCGTGCTCACGGCGCGCGAACTCGACGTGCTCCGGCTCGTCGCGACCGGGCAGAGCAACAAGCAGATCGCGGTGACGCTCGGCATCGGCGAGTCCACCGTCAAGACCCACCTGCTGAAGATCTTCGAGAAGCTCGGCGTCGCCGACCGCACGCGCGCGGTGACGCTTGCGATGGAGCGCGGCCTCCTCGGGTAG
- a CDS encoding sensor histidine kinase codes for MLSERRWDAIVAIVATVIALAVVFLFAPPTPARTAVSLAAIVIFVAGYAFVGRAAVEPPRAAWRYPAFLSVAAVAVGIGVGAAPFMAMLQTLAYPLVWVIGDSRQRGIGGSAVIAGSVFVGVIIGNGADADSVLAGATTAVFSLAFAIAIGLWIARIAEYGEERERLLSELTAAQGQVEALSRERGASAERERLARDIHDTLAQTLAGLVIFAERAGRQSREGQTDAAAATIATVEQVARDALAEARALVARTAAVPREPAFAAAVERLVERFRAQGRAAIELDTADAAGELDRETQVVLLRCLQEALSNAAKHSAADLVRVRVRVDAGGGAALEVADDGRGFEPAAPGAGFGLDGMRERVALAGGTFEVDSTAGRGTALRVHLPRAGQDAVDDVSGGVA; via the coding sequence ATGTTGAGTGAGCGGCGGTGGGATGCGATCGTCGCCATCGTGGCGACGGTGATCGCCCTCGCGGTGGTGTTCCTCTTCGCGCCGCCCACGCCCGCCCGCACCGCGGTGAGTCTCGCGGCGATCGTGATCTTCGTGGCGGGCTACGCCTTCGTGGGCCGCGCCGCCGTCGAACCGCCGCGCGCGGCGTGGCGCTACCCCGCGTTCCTCTCCGTCGCAGCGGTCGCGGTGGGCATCGGCGTCGGCGCGGCGCCCTTCATGGCCATGCTGCAGACGCTCGCCTACCCGCTCGTGTGGGTGATCGGCGATTCGCGGCAGCGGGGGATCGGCGGGTCGGCCGTCATCGCCGGCAGCGTGTTCGTCGGCGTGATCATCGGCAACGGCGCCGATGCCGATTCGGTGCTGGCAGGCGCGACGACCGCTGTCTTCTCGCTGGCGTTCGCGATCGCCATCGGCCTGTGGATCGCCCGCATCGCCGAGTACGGCGAGGAGCGCGAGCGACTGCTCTCCGAGCTCACCGCCGCGCAGGGACAGGTGGAGGCCCTCAGCCGCGAGCGCGGCGCCTCGGCCGAGCGTGAACGGCTGGCCCGCGACATCCACGACACCCTCGCGCAGACGCTCGCCGGCCTCGTGATCTTCGCCGAGCGCGCCGGCCGGCAATCGCGAGAGGGGCAGACGGATGCCGCGGCCGCGACGATCGCGACCGTCGAGCAGGTCGCCCGCGACGCTCTGGCGGAGGCCCGGGCCCTTGTCGCCCGCACGGCCGCCGTGCCCCGGGAGCCGGCTTTCGCCGCTGCGGTCGAGCGGCTGGTGGAGCGCTTCCGCGCTCAGGGCCGTGCAGCGATCGAGCTCGACACCGCCGATGCGGCGGGCGAGCTCGATCGCGAGACGCAGGTCGTGCTCCTGCGCTGCCTGCAGGAGGCGCTGTCGAACGCCGCGAAGCATTCCGCCGCAGACCTGGTGCGCGTGCGCGTCCGCGTGGACGCCGGGGGCGGCGCGGCCCTCGAGGTCGCCGACGACGGCCGCGGGTTCGAGCCCGCCGCGCCCGGCGCGGGGTTCGGTCTCGACGGCATGCGGGAGCGCGTCGCGCTGGCCGGGGGCACCTTCGAGGTCGACTCGACAGCGGGGCGGGGGACGGCGCTGCGCGTGCATCTTCCCAGGGCAGGTCAGGATGCCGTGGACGATGTCTCAGGAGGCGTCGCATGA
- a CDS encoding ABC transporter permease, with translation MPARHHSRRRSVFAVGVWRARFELVQYFRSGDTLFFTFLFPIFMLGLFSVAFGSDGDVQIAPGVPAIPMAQLYLPGMIAAGLLLSGFQNLAMDIAIERSEGMLKRLGGTPLSPVSYFLGKIGQVLVTGVLQSALLLAFASLVLGVELPTSAESWATFAWVFVLGITTSALLGVALSAVPRTGKSATAVVVPIALALQFISGVYLTFSQLPDWLQNVAGLFPLKWMAQGMRAVFLPEEYAALEQNGEWDLAGVVIALAVWLVVGLVLSRVTFRWMRRDA, from the coding sequence ATGCCGGCGCGGCATCACTCACGACGGCGCAGCGTCTTCGCGGTGGGCGTCTGGCGCGCCCGCTTCGAGCTGGTGCAGTACTTCCGCTCGGGCGACACGCTGTTCTTCACCTTCCTGTTCCCGATCTTCATGCTGGGGCTGTTCAGCGTGGCCTTCGGCTCGGACGGCGACGTGCAGATCGCCCCCGGCGTGCCGGCCATCCCGATGGCGCAGCTGTACCTTCCCGGCATGATCGCGGCGGGCCTGCTGCTGTCGGGCTTCCAGAACCTCGCGATGGACATCGCGATCGAGCGCTCCGAAGGCATGCTCAAGCGCCTCGGCGGCACGCCGCTGTCGCCGGTGAGCTACTTCCTCGGCAAGATCGGGCAGGTCCTGGTGACCGGTGTCCTGCAGTCCGCGCTGCTCCTGGCGTTCGCGTCGCTGGTGCTCGGCGTGGAGCTTCCGACCTCCGCCGAGAGCTGGGCGACGTTCGCCTGGGTGTTCGTCCTGGGCATCACCACGTCGGCGCTCCTCGGCGTGGCCCTGTCGGCAGTGCCACGCACCGGCAAGAGCGCCACGGCCGTGGTCGTGCCGATCGCGCTCGCGCTGCAGTTCATCTCCGGCGTGTACCTGACGTTCTCGCAGCTGCCGGACTGGCTGCAGAACGTCGCCGGGCTGTTCCCGCTCAAGTGGATGGCGCAGGGCATGCGTGCCGTGTTCCTGCCCGAGGAGTACGCGGCGCTCGAGCAGAACGGCGAGTGGGATCTCGCCGGCGTCGTGATCGCGCTCGCCGTGTGGCTGGTCGTGGGGCTGGTGCTCTCCCGCGTCACCTTCCGGTGGATGCGCCGCGATGCCTGA
- a CDS encoding ABC transporter ATP-binding protein: MQTDEGAGAVAVRARDLRKTYGDRAVVDGVSFEIERGETFALLGPNGAGKSTTVEILEGYRRRSGGDVEVLGMDPATGGLDLKARLGIVLQSTAQSGMATVREQLRQFAGFYPHPRDVDEVIAAVGLQTQAKTRISRLSGGQQRRVDVALGIIGRPELLFLDEPTTGFDPHARREFWDLIRGLQAEGTTIVLTTHYLDEAAQLADRVGVIAAGRMRAIGPVAGFGGDEARMPIVKWHEQGMPRQERTADPFGFATALAARLGGAPDELEIVRPSLEDIYLALVAEAEASVDSIGDAVAIGGEER, translated from the coding sequence ATGCAGACGGATGAGGGTGCGGGCGCGGTCGCGGTGCGGGCGCGCGATCTGCGGAAGACGTACGGCGACCGAGCAGTGGTCGACGGCGTGTCGTTCGAGATCGAGCGAGGCGAGACCTTCGCGCTGCTCGGACCGAACGGTGCGGGCAAGTCGACGACGGTCGAGATCCTCGAGGGGTACCGGCGCCGCTCCGGAGGTGATGTCGAGGTGCTCGGGATGGATCCGGCGACGGGCGGGCTCGATCTGAAGGCGCGGCTGGGCATCGTGCTGCAGTCGACGGCGCAGTCCGGTATGGCGACGGTGCGCGAGCAGCTGAGGCAGTTCGCGGGGTTCTACCCGCACCCGCGCGACGTCGACGAGGTGATCGCGGCCGTGGGCCTGCAGACCCAGGCGAAGACGCGCATCTCGCGGCTCTCGGGCGGGCAGCAGCGGCGCGTCGATGTCGCGCTCGGCATCATCGGCCGGCCGGAGCTGCTGTTCCTGGACGAGCCGACGACGGGGTTCGACCCGCACGCACGCCGAGAGTTCTGGGATCTCATCCGCGGTCTGCAGGCAGAGGGCACCACGATCGTGCTCACCACGCACTACCTCGACGAAGCCGCGCAGCTCGCCGATCGCGTCGGCGTGATCGCGGCGGGGCGCATGCGTGCGATCGGCCCGGTCGCGGGGTTCGGCGGCGACGAGGCGCGGATGCCGATCGTGAAGTGGCACGAGCAGGGGATGCCGCGGCAGGAACGCACCGCCGACCCGTTCGGGTTCGCGACGGCGCTGGCCGCCCGGCTCGGTGGCGCGCCCGACGAGCTCGAGATCGTGCGGCCGAGTCTCGAGGACATCTACCTGGCGCTCGTCGCCGAGGCCGAGGCATCCGTCGACAGCATCGGCGATGCCGTCGCGATCGGAGGGGAAGAGCGATGA
- a CDS encoding pyridoxal phosphate-dependent aminotransferase: protein MTERAPLTRTPSLSRKLSAIAESATLKVDAKAKALQAAGRPVISYAAGEPDFATPQFIVDAAAEALHNPANFRYTPAAGLPALREAIAAKTLRDSGLEVDPSQIIVTNGGKQAVYQAFQTVVNPGDEVLLPAPYWTTYPEAIALADGIPVEVFAGADQHYKVTVEQLEDARTDRTVALVFVSPSNPTGSVYTLEETRAIGEWAVEHGIWIITDEIYQNLVYAPDGSDAPVKAVSIVEAVPDAAAQTILVNGVAKTYAMTGWRLGWMVGPKEAIKIAGNLQSHLCSNVNNIAQRAALAALTGPQDEVEQMRQAFDRRRRTIVSELSKIDGVEVPTPLGAFYAYPDVRGLLGREWAGSTPTTSLELADLILEQAEVAVVPGEAFGPSGYLRLSYALGDDALLEGVQRLQRLFAS from the coding sequence GTGACAGAACGCGCCCCGCTCACCCGTACGCCCTCGCTCTCCCGCAAGCTCAGCGCCATCGCCGAGTCGGCGACCCTCAAGGTCGATGCCAAGGCCAAGGCCCTGCAGGCCGCCGGCCGGCCGGTCATCTCGTATGCGGCCGGCGAGCCCGATTTCGCGACGCCGCAGTTCATCGTGGATGCCGCCGCCGAGGCGCTGCACAACCCCGCCAACTTCCGCTACACGCCCGCCGCGGGTCTGCCGGCCCTGCGCGAGGCGATCGCCGCGAAGACGCTGCGCGACTCCGGCCTCGAGGTCGACCCCTCGCAGATCATCGTCACCAACGGCGGCAAGCAGGCGGTGTACCAGGCCTTCCAGACCGTGGTGAACCCCGGCGACGAGGTGCTGCTGCCGGCCCCGTACTGGACGACCTATCCCGAGGCGATCGCCCTGGCCGACGGCATCCCCGTCGAGGTCTTCGCCGGTGCCGATCAGCACTACAAGGTGACCGTCGAGCAGCTCGAGGACGCCCGCACCGACCGCACGGTCGCGCTCGTGTTCGTCTCGCCGTCCAACCCGACCGGGTCGGTGTACACCCTCGAAGAGACGCGGGCGATCGGCGAGTGGGCCGTCGAGCACGGCATCTGGATCATCACCGACGAGATCTACCAGAACCTCGTCTACGCGCCCGACGGCTCGGACGCTCCGGTGAAGGCCGTCTCGATCGTGGAGGCGGTTCCGGATGCCGCGGCCCAGACGATCCTCGTCAACGGCGTCGCCAAGACCTACGCGATGACCGGCTGGCGCCTCGGCTGGATGGTCGGCCCCAAAGAGGCGATCAAGATCGCCGGCAACCTGCAGTCGCACCTGTGCTCGAACGTGAACAACATCGCGCAGCGTGCGGCGCTCGCGGCCCTCACCGGCCCGCAGGACGAGGTCGAGCAGATGCGCCAGGCCTTCGACCGCCGCCGCCGCACGATCGTGTCCGAGCTGTCGAAGATCGACGGCGTCGAGGTCCCCACGCCGCTGGGTGCGTTCTACGCGTACCCCGACGTGCGCGGCCTCCTCGGCCGCGAGTGGGCCGGTTCGACGCCGACCACGTCGCTCGAGCTCGCGGACCTCATCCTCGAGCAGGCCGAGGTCGCGGTCGTCCCGGGCGAGGCCTTCGGCCCCTCGGGCTACCTGCGCCTGTCGTACGCGCTCGGCGACGACGCCCTCCTCGAGGGCGTCCAGCGTCTGCAGCGCCTCTTCGCCTCGTAG
- a CDS encoding UDP-N-acetylmuramate dehydrogenase produces the protein MPDVTPIPLSRLTTLRTGGTPTRMIDAPTTDELVDALRDVWASGDEWLVLGGGSNLLAGDEPFDGAVVRVLTNGIERMPSPLAGRVRLRVQAGHDWDALVAYAVAEGLGGVEAMSGIPGTVGAAPVQNIGAYGQEIVQTLSEVELLDESTGEVSTVPAAELGLGFRTSVLKHHYGSAPARRAVILTVTLDLPEIGHGARRIAGDQLRTALRLGPDDEVTLAWVRERILETRRSKGMVLDPDDPDTYSAGSFFQNAVVSASFARTLPDECPRWPVHPDLDPVLVIPLASFDGYVPPAPTVESDVKVSAGWLIEHAGVRKGFKLPRSRAGLSTKHALALTNRGTATAAELAELARFIQGRVQSEFGLILQPEPVLVNVEL, from the coding sequence ATGCCCGACGTCACCCCGATCCCGCTGTCGCGGCTCACGACCCTGCGCACCGGCGGCACGCCCACCCGCATGATCGACGCGCCCACCACCGACGAGCTCGTCGACGCCCTCCGCGACGTCTGGGCGTCCGGCGACGAGTGGCTCGTGCTCGGCGGCGGCTCGAACCTGCTCGCCGGTGACGAGCCGTTCGACGGCGCCGTGGTGCGCGTGCTCACGAACGGCATCGAACGGATGCCGTCGCCCCTGGCCGGACGTGTGCGCCTGCGCGTGCAGGCGGGCCACGACTGGGACGCGCTCGTCGCCTACGCGGTGGCCGAGGGCCTCGGCGGCGTCGAGGCGATGTCGGGGATCCCCGGCACCGTCGGCGCCGCTCCCGTGCAGAACATCGGCGCCTACGGCCAGGAGATCGTTCAGACGCTCAGTGAAGTCGAGCTGCTGGACGAGTCCACCGGCGAGGTCTCGACGGTGCCGGCCGCCGAGCTCGGGCTCGGCTTCCGCACGTCGGTGCTGAAGCACCACTACGGCTCGGCGCCCGCGCGGCGGGCGGTGATCCTGACGGTCACCCTCGACCTCCCCGAGATCGGCCATGGGGCGCGCCGCATCGCCGGCGACCAGCTGCGCACCGCGCTGCGGCTCGGGCCCGACGACGAAGTGACACTGGCGTGGGTCCGCGAGCGCATCCTCGAGACGCGCCGCAGCAAGGGGATGGTGCTCGATCCCGACGACCCCGACACGTACAGTGCGGGCTCGTTCTTCCAGAACGCGGTGGTGTCGGCATCCTTCGCCCGCACGCTCCCCGACGAGTGCCCGCGCTGGCCGGTGCACCCCGACCTCGACCCGGTGCTCGTCATCCCGCTCGCGAGCTTCGACGGCTACGTGCCGCCGGCGCCGACCGTCGAGTCCGATGTCAAGGTCAGTGCCGGATGGCTCATCGAGCACGCCGGCGTGCGCAAGGGCTTCAAGCTGCCCCGCTCGCGTGCCGGCCTGTCGACGAAGCACGCCCTCGCCCTGACGAACCGCGGCACGGCGACCGCCGCCGAGCTCGCCGAGCTCGCCCGCTTCATCCAGGGCCGCGTGCAGTCCGAGTTCGGGCTGATCCTGCAGCCCGAGCCGGTGCTGGTCAACGTGGAGCTCTAG
- a CDS encoding MaoC/PaaZ C-terminal domain-containing protein, with the protein MTNLTVGDVVAERTVHLTRESLVRYAGASGDFNPIHYRDDVAAAVGLPGVLAHGMLTMGLAVGTIEPWLGDTGRILDYGVRFTKPVVVDAETGADVTVVAKVGAVDDESARVDLTVSFNGATVLVKAQVRVRTI; encoded by the coding sequence CTGACGAACCTCACCGTCGGAGACGTCGTCGCCGAGCGCACGGTGCATCTCACGCGGGAGTCCCTCGTGCGCTATGCCGGGGCATCCGGGGATTTCAATCCCATCCACTACCGCGACGACGTCGCCGCCGCCGTGGGGCTCCCGGGCGTCCTCGCCCACGGGATGCTCACGATGGGCCTCGCCGTCGGCACGATCGAGCCCTGGCTCGGTGACACCGGCCGCATCCTCGACTACGGCGTCCGGTTCACCAAGCCCGTCGTGGTCGACGCCGAGACCGGAGCCGACGTGACCGTCGTCGCGAAGGTCGGCGCCGTCGACGACGAGTCGGCGCGCGTCGACCTCACCGTGTCGTTCAACGGCGCGACGGTGCTGGTCAAGGCGCAGGTGCGCGTGCGGACGATCTGA